The following coding sequences lie in one uncultured Celeribacter sp. genomic window:
- a CDS encoding helix-turn-helix domain-containing protein — protein sequence MYDFQSKLSKLGISGTLYRLYVAAIELGEAPISDVATRAGLVRTTAYDALSRLEEEGLVAIVKSGNKRIVVAEDPSVLLERIEARKQMLNEVMPELRSLYNRAKGKPRIRYYEGREGILIALKDTLSIKGTNPTLLGILSMDELREVPGLQEMENFIAARKEKGIWLRVIRSRTKDVASIWPSDSGDLRHLRFAPENVLLSMTTLIYDDKVCLISSMRENYGMIIESVEFATMQRQLFEALWMTSSET from the coding sequence ATGTATGATTTTCAAAGCAAATTGTCGAAGCTGGGCATCAGCGGTACGCTCTACCGGTTGTATGTGGCGGCAATCGAATTGGGCGAGGCCCCGATTTCCGATGTGGCCACGCGCGCAGGGCTGGTGCGCACCACGGCCTATGACGCGCTGTCTCGGCTGGAGGAGGAGGGTCTCGTCGCCATCGTGAAAAGTGGCAACAAGCGCATTGTCGTCGCCGAAGATCCCTCTGTTTTGCTGGAGCGGATCGAGGCCCGCAAACAGATGCTCAACGAGGTGATGCCGGAGCTGCGGTCACTCTATAACCGCGCGAAGGGCAAACCCCGCATTCGCTATTACGAAGGCCGCGAGGGGATTTTGATCGCGCTGAAAGATACCTTGAGCATCAAGGGGACAAATCCGACGTTGCTCGGTATTTTGTCCATGGATGAGCTGCGTGAGGTTCCCGGTCTTCAGGAGATGGAGAATTTCATCGCGGCGCGCAAAGAAAAGGGCATCTGGCTCCGGGTGATCAGGTCCCGCACGAAAGACGTCGCCTCAATCTGGCCGTCGGATTCAGGCGATCTGCGCCATCTCCGTTTCGCCCCTGAGAATGTTCTGCTGTCGATGACGACATTGATCTATGACGACAAGGTCTGCCTGATCTCGTCCATGCGGGAAAATTACGGCATGATCATCGAAAGCGTGGAGTTCGCGACCATGCAGCGGCAGTTGTTTGAGGCTCTTTGGATGACGTCGTCGGAGACGTGA
- a CDS encoding carbon-nitrogen hydrolase family protein: protein MTFKAAVIQAGAVPFDIEASLAKAEVLIAEAGAQGCRLAVFPEAYISAYPKEQSYEISVGVRTDAGREEFRRYVDSAIEIPGAETERLGQAAAAAGLYLVMGVIEREAGTLYCTVVFFGPDGTLLGKHRKLMPTGAERLVWGFGDGSTMPTFDTDIGNLGAVICWENYMPMMRMAMYGQGINLYCAPTADDRDSWQATMKHIALEGRTFVFSSCQVLWEKDFPEDYAFTRTDPDRIMMRGGSVILDPLGNVLAGPLFDEEGILVAEIDLDAVTRGKLDFDAAGHYARPDVFELRVNTTPRAPVTYTKAEG, encoded by the coding sequence ATGACTTTCAAAGCGGCAGTGATTCAGGCAGGCGCCGTGCCATTCGATATTGAGGCCAGCCTCGCCAAGGCGGAGGTGCTGATTGCCGAGGCCGGTGCGCAGGGCTGTCGCCTCGCCGTTTTCCCCGAAGCCTATATTTCCGCCTACCCCAAGGAACAGAGCTATGAGATCTCCGTCGGGGTGCGCACGGACGCAGGTCGCGAAGAATTCCGGCGCTACGTCGACAGCGCCATTGAAATCCCCGGCGCCGAGACGGAGCGTCTGGGACAGGCGGCCGCCGCCGCCGGGCTTTACCTCGTGATGGGCGTCATCGAACGTGAGGCGGGCACGCTCTATTGCACCGTCGTCTTCTTTGGTCCCGACGGAACGCTTTTGGGCAAACATCGCAAGCTGATGCCAACCGGTGCGGAACGTCTGGTCTGGGGCTTTGGCGATGGCTCGACAATGCCCACCTTCGACACCGACATTGGCAACCTCGGCGCCGTGATCTGCTGGGAAAACTACATGCCGATGATGCGCATGGCCATGTACGGTCAGGGCATCAACCTCTATTGCGCCCCCACCGCCGACGACCGGGACAGCTGGCAAGCGACCATGAAACACATCGCCCTCGAAGGCCGCACCTTCGTGTTTTCGAGTTGCCAGGTGTTGTGGGAAAAAGATTTCCCCGAAGACTATGCCTTCACCCGCACCGATCCCGACCGCATCATGATGCGCGGCGGCAGCGTGATCCTTGATCCCTTGGGCAATGTCCTCGCAGGCCCGCTGTTCGACGAAGAGGGCATTCTGGTCGCCGAGATTGATCTGGACGCGGTGACACGCGGCAAGCTCGATTTCGACGCCGCCGGGCACTACGCCCGCCCGGATGTTTTCGAACTGCGCGTGAACACGACGCCCCGCGCGCCGGTCACCTATACCAAAGCCGAGGGATAA
- a CDS encoding TRAP transporter small permease subunit, with protein MQRLSDVFTQLLNLLSGLAFAAALVINAANVAGRYLFHSPIFWAEEVTTLLIIWSVCLMSYRLTLQGENLSAEILKPILPRAALRWVAFVLAAAGAILCGYFAYNAYLVVELVARFSQVTNVAEIPKQYVNGSIFAAFVLACLGGIVRSLSLLVSDQLLTASEPVEVQDALAGSK; from the coding sequence ATGCAACGCCTGTCCGACGTTTTCACCCAATTGCTCAACCTGCTCTCCGGGCTCGCCTTTGCCGCCGCCCTTGTGATCAACGCCGCCAATGTTGCAGGGCGATACCTGTTTCACAGCCCGATCTTCTGGGCCGAAGAGGTCACGACCCTGCTCATCATCTGGTCGGTGTGCCTGATGTCCTATCGCTTGACCCTGCAGGGGGAAAACCTCTCCGCCGAAATTCTCAAACCTATATTGCCGCGTGCCGCATTGCGCTGGGTCGCCTTTGTCCTCGCCGCCGCAGGCGCTATCCTCTGCGGCTATTTCGCCTATAACGCCTATCTCGTTGTCGAGCTGGTCGCCCGGTTCTCTCAGGTGACCAATGTGGCAGAAATCCCCAAGCAATACGTCAATGGCTCAATCTTCGCGGCCTTTGTGCTGGCCTGCCTCGGCGGCATCGTGCGCAGCCTTTCTCTGCTCGTTTCAGATCAACTCCTCACCGCATCCGAGCCCGTCGAAGTTCAAGATGCACTGGCAGGTTCCAAATGA
- a CDS encoding TRAP transporter large permease produces MTLIAILAGLPLLLLIIGLPIYLVLLTTASVAILTQMSVPATMVPQIMFGGLDKFALLSVPFFIFAGEIMSRGGVSRRIVNCILMLCGGLKSARPMTAIGASEFFGAVSGSSPATVAAIGRLMYPSLREGGYSEKFSLGLITSAGGIASVMPPSILMILYAASSEQSVTALFAAGILPALLLGLVIVGYILWVSRKMKPSGTNTAQKGEALSLFLSALPALGTPVVILGGIYSGIFSPTESAGVAGVYGVLVARFFYREITWREIWSVVLSSAHLTAQILLVVAASGVFSWVLTTSGVPQTLVNFVEAASSEPWVVLLTINIFLLIVGCLMDPVSAIVLLTPMLVPVVTHLDVNLVHFGVIMAVNLSIGMFTPPFGLNIFTSNALFGAPISRISAGLVPFIILQTLALLLITYVPAISLPQLLF; encoded by the coding sequence ATGACACTCATCGCTATTCTCGCCGGCTTGCCGCTCCTGCTGTTGATCATCGGTCTGCCGATCTATCTCGTCCTGCTCACCACTGCGAGCGTCGCCATCCTCACCCAGATGAGCGTCCCCGCCACCATGGTGCCGCAGATCATGTTCGGCGGCCTCGACAAATTCGCCCTGCTCTCCGTTCCGTTCTTCATCTTCGCGGGTGAGATCATGTCGCGCGGCGGCGTGTCGCGGCGCATCGTCAATTGCATTCTGATGCTCTGCGGCGGGTTGAAATCCGCCCGCCCGATGACCGCCATCGGCGCCAGCGAATTTTTCGGCGCGGTCTCCGGCTCAAGCCCCGCCACCGTCGCCGCCATCGGCCGGTTGATGTACCCAAGCCTGCGCGAGGGCGGCTACAGCGAAAAGTTTTCGCTTGGCCTCATCACCTCCGCTGGCGGCATCGCAAGCGTCATGCCGCCCAGCATCCTGATGATCCTTTATGCGGCCTCCTCCGAGCAATCCGTCACCGCGCTCTTTGCCGCCGGGATTCTGCCCGCCCTGCTGCTCGGCCTCGTCATTGTCGGATACATCCTCTGGGTGTCGCGCAAAATGAAACCCTCGGGCACCAACACGGCGCAGAAAGGCGAGGCCCTGTCGCTCTTTCTCTCGGCCCTGCCCGCACTCGGCACACCTGTCGTCATCCTCGGCGGCATCTACTCCGGCATCTTTTCCCCGACGGAATCGGCGGGCGTGGCGGGCGTCTACGGCGTTCTGGTCGCGCGGTTTTTCTACCGTGAAATCACTTGGCGCGAGATTTGGAGCGTTGTGCTCAGCTCCGCCCATTTGACCGCGCAAATCCTGCTCGTCGTCGCCGCCTCCGGGGTGTTTTCCTGGGTCCTCACCACCAGCGGCGTGCCGCAGACCCTCGTCAATTTCGTCGAAGCCGCTTCGAGCGAGCCTTGGGTGGTCCTGCTGACCATCAACATCTTCCTGCTGATCGTCGGCTGTTTGATGGACCCGGTCTCCGCGATCGTTCTTTTGACGCCGATGCTGGTGCCTGTGGTCACCCATCTCGACGTAAACCTTGTCCACTTCGGCGTCATCATGGCCGTGAACCTGAGCATCGGCATGTTCACACCGCCCTTCGGTCTGAACATCTTCACCTCCAATGCCCTGTTCGGCGCCCCGATTTCGCGCATCAGCGCGGGCCTCGTGCCCTTCATCATCCTGCAAACGCTGGCGCTCCTTCTGATCACCTATGTGCCCGCGATCTCCCTGCCGCAACTCTTGTTCTGA
- a CDS encoding TRAP transporter substrate-binding protein, translated as MSLFRPNRRNMVKAAGTCLLLATLGASPAFAQEFTMKLATATVNDVQTEAIKRFAERVEERSEGRIKTELYPAAQLGSNARMIEGLQFGTVEFYTGPAAYLVGVDSRFQVTDLPAIFEDARHAQRVFSDPTFRETFLNLGADKGLVGLGTYIYGNTAFATAFPGDTVEAFNGKKLRVLASKVERKGVELMGATAVPIDFSEVATALQQGTVDGMKSSPPAFTSLKLYDIVKHITATEDGVMGEVMMVSKIWWDTLPEDLQTMLREEATALEPELYDYVLEDQANAYKTWEEMGGTVHYLPKDERDALLKEMRVAVLELLNEDPKTAEMLAVLLDAADRTATQ; from the coding sequence ATGTCACTATTCCGACCCAACCGCCGCAACATGGTCAAAGCCGCGGGCACCTGCCTCTTGCTCGCGACCCTCGGTGCCTCCCCTGCCTTTGCGCAAGAGTTCACCATGAAGCTGGCCACCGCCACGGTGAATGATGTCCAGACCGAAGCCATCAAACGCTTTGCCGAACGCGTCGAGGAACGTTCCGAAGGCCGCATCAAAACCGAGCTTTACCCCGCAGCACAGCTTGGTTCGAACGCCCGTATGATCGAGGGCCTGCAATTCGGCACCGTCGAATTCTACACCGGCCCCGCCGCCTATCTCGTTGGCGTCGACTCGCGCTTTCAGGTCACCGACCTGCCCGCGATTTTCGAAGATGCCCGCCACGCCCAACGGGTGTTCAGCGATCCGACATTCCGCGAAACCTTTCTGAACCTCGGCGCCGACAAAGGTCTCGTCGGTCTCGGCACCTATATCTACGGCAACACGGCGTTTGCGACCGCCTTTCCCGGCGATACGGTTGAGGCCTTCAACGGCAAAAAACTCCGCGTTCTCGCCTCGAAAGTCGAACGCAAAGGCGTCGAGCTCATGGGCGCCACAGCCGTGCCCATCGACTTCAGCGAGGTCGCAACAGCCTTGCAGCAAGGCACCGTGGACGGCATGAAAAGCTCCCCGCCCGCCTTCACCTCGCTCAAACTCTACGACATCGTGAAACACATCACCGCCACCGAAGACGGCGTGATGGGCGAGGTCATGATGGTCAGCAAAATCTGGTGGGACACCCTGCCGGAAGACCTGCAAACCATGCTGCGCGAAGAGGCAACGGCGCTTGAGCCGGAGCTTTACGACTATGTTCTGGAAGACCAGGCCAACGCTTACAAAACCTGGGAAGAGATGGGCGGCACCGTTCACTATCTGCCGAAAGACGAACGTGACGCCCTTCTCAAAGAAATGCGCGTCGCCGTGCTCGAACTGCTGAACGAGGACCCCAAAACCGCTGAAATGCTCGCGGTCCTTCTCGACGCGGCAGACCGCACAGCAACGCAATAA
- a CDS encoding flavin reductase family protein — MQFDMTTLAARKRYKLLSSLVVPRPIAWVSTLSREGIVNLAPYSFFNVMGHDPAIVALGILEHPEKPLKDTARNITETGRFTVNLVTEALAAQMNQTATDLPYAESEADMAAIAMSPAIANGVPGIAHSPVRLECQLMQTISTRTSQKIVLGEIVALHVEDALMLDSETARIDLEAHRPIARMGGAGLYCRTADRFSLARPDSKTQPLD, encoded by the coding sequence ATGCAATTCGATATGACAACCCTCGCGGCGCGCAAACGCTACAAACTTTTGTCGTCGCTTGTGGTGCCGCGCCCGATTGCATGGGTCTCCACCCTCTCGCGCGAGGGCATCGTCAACCTAGCCCCCTATAGTTTCTTCAACGTGATGGGCCACGACCCGGCGATTGTGGCGCTCGGGATTTTGGAACATCCGGAAAAGCCGCTCAAAGACACCGCGCGCAACATCACCGAAACCGGACGCTTTACGGTCAATCTGGTGACCGAGGCGCTGGCGGCACAGATGAACCAGACCGCCACAGACCTGCCCTATGCCGAAAGCGAAGCCGACATGGCCGCCATCGCCATGTCCCCGGCCATCGCCAACGGGGTGCCCGGCATCGCGCACTCTCCTGTCCGGCTGGAATGTCAGTTGATGCAAACCATATCGACGCGCACCTCGCAGAAAATCGTTCTGGGGGAGATTGTGGCGCTTCACGTCGAGGACGCGCTGATGCTCGATTCAGAGACGGCCAGAATTGATCTGGAGGCCCATCGTCCGATTGCCCGCATGGGCGGCGCAGGTCTCTATTGCAGAACGGCGGATCGTTTCAGCCTTGCGCGCCCGGACAGCAAAACCCAGCCGCTCGACTGA
- a CDS encoding helix-turn-helix domain-containing protein → MLRPKTCQTAPPVFTRAQVHFHRRTCRSGHRRRSGQVAPVPAHRNLRADAKRNIETLVRTARDIFATSGVETPMREIADRAGVGTIYRNFPQRSDLIAAVFRSEVDACAEAAADLARTYPPGEALDRWMQRYVDFIVAKRGLAAALHSGDPAFEALPAYFDSRFEPALRRLLDATVAAEEIRPDANPYDLLRAVASLGHKPD, encoded by the coding sequence ATGTTGAGGCCGAAGACGTGCCAAACAGCTCCGCCGGTCTTCACCAGGGCACAGGTCCATTTTCATCGGAGAACGTGCCGGTCGGGCCATCGTCGCCGATCAGGGCAAGTCGCACCGGTTCCCGCGCACCGAAATCTGCGCGCAGATGCGAAGCGCAACATCGAGACACTCGTTCGGACAGCGCGGGACATCTTTGCCACGTCGGGGGTCGAGACGCCCATGCGCGAGATCGCTGATAGGGCTGGCGTTGGAACCATCTACCGAAACTTTCCGCAGCGCTCCGATCTGATCGCGGCGGTGTTTCGCAGCGAGGTGGACGCCTGCGCGGAGGCTGCGGCAGATCTGGCAAGGACCTATCCTCCGGGGGAGGCGCTTGACCGCTGGATGCAACGCTATGTCGATTTCATCGTTGCCAAGCGCGGACTGGCTGCCGCCCTGCATTCTGGAGACCCGGCGTTCGAAGCTCTGCCTGCCTATTTCGACAGCCGGTTTGAGCCCGCGTTGCGACGTTTGCTGGATGCGACCGTCGCTGCAGAAGAAATACGGCCCGACGCAAATCCCTACGATCTCCTGCGGGCTGTCGCGAGCCTGGGCCATAAGCCCGACTAG
- a CDS encoding aldo/keto reductase encodes MTFQPTLPTRLLGENLSVSALGYGAMGLSEFYGETDPGIIDTMLMTVLSEGITLIDTADVYGRGHNEEIIGKALKAAPAEERAAMRIATKCGIDRPKDAAYARRINNDPAYIRACCDASLSRLGVECIDLFYIHRVDPDADIAATMEVLGDLEKAGKIAGAGLCEVSAATLRRAHEVFPVTAIQSEYSLWTRDVEEDILPLTQELGVGFVAYSPLGRGFLTGRYKSTDNLSAGDFRLSNARFTGDNLDRNTALLAKVEAFAARHNASAGQVALAWLLAQAENIVPIPGTRSPERLRENIASLSLDLSHEELTTLSDIWKPGATAGERYSAEGMKGINA; translated from the coding sequence ATGACATTCCAACCGACTTTGCCGACCCGCTTGCTCGGAGAAAACCTGTCCGTTTCCGCCCTCGGCTATGGGGCCATGGGGCTGAGCGAGTTTTACGGCGAGACCGATCCCGGGATTATTGACACCATGCTGATGACAGTGCTCAGCGAGGGGATAACCCTGATTGACACCGCAGATGTCTACGGGCGCGGGCACAATGAGGAGATCATCGGCAAGGCCCTAAAAGCTGCGCCGGCAGAAGAGCGGGCGGCCATGCGGATCGCTACGAAATGCGGCATCGACCGGCCGAAGGACGCCGCTTATGCGCGACGGATCAACAACGATCCGGCCTATATCCGCGCCTGCTGCGATGCCTCGCTGTCCCGTCTGGGTGTCGAATGCATCGACCTGTTTTACATTCACCGGGTGGACCCGGATGCCGATATTGCCGCGACCATGGAGGTGCTGGGCGACCTTGAGAAGGCGGGCAAGATCGCCGGTGCGGGCCTGTGCGAAGTGTCTGCGGCAACATTGCGGCGCGCACATGAGGTGTTTCCGGTCACAGCGATCCAGAGCGAATATTCGCTTTGGACGCGCGATGTCGAAGAGGATATCCTGCCACTCACGCAGGAACTGGGCGTCGGATTCGTTGCCTACTCGCCGCTTGGAAGAGGATTTCTAACCGGGCGCTACAAGTCCACGGACAACCTGTCCGCCGGGGATTTTCGCCTTTCGAACGCGCGCTTTACCGGCGACAATCTGGATCGCAACACCGCGCTTCTGGCCAAGGTGGAAGCCTTCGCAGCACGCCACAATGCCAGCGCCGGTCAGGTTGCCCTGGCTTGGCTTTTGGCCCAGGCGGAAAATATCGTACCGATCCCCGGCACCCGTTCGCCGGAACGGCTGCGCGAAAACATCGCGTCGCTGTCCCTGGACCTGTCCCACGAGGAGCTGACGACCCTGTCCGACATCTGGAAGCCTGGTGCTACCGCCGGAGAACGCTACAGTGCGGAGGGCATGAAAGGGATCAACGCCTGA
- a CDS encoding LysR family substrate-binding domain-containing protein, with protein sequence MSDAEDRLSRQIKIGLSFMFDFTALPIMKDMLDKIGDSVVIQREYGASRNLASLVESGELDAAIIGAYRDTPNSIDRLQIFTETIRVSLPAHHPAAQKDHVTFKDFDDLPLFWFSKNENPHYADIFEQVFAHHQYRPPRLREPDDHVQLLSRIGAGEGATFLPTLRTSVRHPNVVYRSLAAEISDQLQIPIYVIWRDQGARPEVRRMIEEFKRHTPG encoded by the coding sequence ATGAGCGATGCCGAGGACCGACTGAGTCGTCAGATCAAGATTGGACTGAGCTTTATGTTCGACTTTACCGCGTTGCCGATCATGAAAGATATGTTGGATAAAATAGGCGACTCAGTGGTGATTCAGCGTGAATATGGTGCCTCGCGCAATCTGGCGTCGCTGGTCGAATCGGGGGAGTTGGATGCAGCGATCATCGGTGCCTATCGCGATACGCCCAACAGCATAGATCGGTTGCAGATCTTTACTGAAACGATCCGCGTGTCCTTGCCCGCGCATCATCCGGCCGCGCAGAAAGATCACGTGACTTTCAAGGATTTTGACGATCTTCCCCTGTTTTGGTTCTCGAAAAATGAAAACCCTCATTATGCCGACATCTTCGAGCAGGTCTTTGCGCATCACCAATATCGCCCACCACGTTTGCGCGAGCCGGATGATCACGTTCAACTGCTTTCACGGATCGGAGCGGGGGAGGGGGCGACGTTTTTGCCAACGCTCCGGACCTCGGTCCGCCATCCCAATGTGGTCTATCGTTCACTGGCCGCCGAGATTTCCGATCAGTTGCAGATCCCGATCTATGTGATCTGGCGTGATCAGGGCGCGCGGCCCGAGGTTCGGCGTATGATCGAGGAATTCAAACGGCATACCCCGGGCTGA
- a CDS encoding AfsA-related hotdog domain-containing protein, giving the protein MENHEIVIVGDQFHQFANGKNAITQSQFHALSSLPDCCFRSKMRLTLGQGVRHDEVSKIIETNGLAQKVDFTDLHRIGLRAPGTHSHKRQIHNTVIAKPERIGEDLYSCALLIDERCELMGDHQTGQHIQGMIRIEAFRQSFLAVSEEFYPLEGTNKTYFVINSMETSFSNFVFPLPAEVRINVIECEAKPYRVRLRMEMTVVQYGVPCADCKALFTVYPESVIAEKEKQLADEVLSKVTQ; this is encoded by the coding sequence ATGGAAAATCATGAAATTGTTATTGTCGGTGACCAATTCCACCAATTCGCTAACGGAAAGAACGCCATTACCCAGTCGCAGTTTCACGCATTGTCGAGCCTGCCGGACTGCTGTTTTCGCAGCAAAATGCGACTGACCCTCGGCCAGGGCGTGCGCCATGACGAGGTATCGAAGATTATTGAAACCAACGGGTTGGCTCAAAAGGTCGATTTCACCGATCTGCACCGCATCGGCCTACGCGCGCCCGGCACCCATTCGCACAAGCGTCAGATTCATAACACCGTCATCGCCAAGCCGGAACGCATCGGGGAGGATCTGTATTCCTGCGCATTGCTCATTGACGAACGCTGCGAGCTTATGGGCGACCACCAGACCGGGCAGCACATTCAGGGCATGATCCGGATCGAGGCCTTCCGCCAATCTTTCCTTGCGGTGAGTGAGGAGTTCTATCCGCTGGAGGGCACCAACAAGACCTACTTCGTCATCAACTCGATGGAGACATCCTTTTCCAACTTCGTCTTTCCGCTGCCGGCAGAGGTGCGGATCAACGTCATCGAATGCGAAGCAAAACCATATCGCGTGCGGCTGCGGATGGAGATGACGGTGGTGCAATACGGCGTCCCTTGTGCCGATTGCAAAGCACTGTTCACGGTCTACCCAGAGAGCGTTATCGCCGAGAAGGAAAAACAGCTCGCCGACGAAGTCCTGTCGAAGGTAACGCAATGA
- a CDS encoding tautomerase family protein encodes MPFVTITTWKSDDDTAAERLMSAVTRAVHDATGAPLDKIAVVISEIPKSRWSEADVLATDPAFPTLSRRMSYEKDPA; translated from the coding sequence ATGCCCTTTGTCACCATCACCACCTGGAAATCCGACGACGATACCGCCGCAGAACGGTTGATGAGCGCGGTCACCCGCGCGGTCCACGATGCCACCGGCGCACCTCTCGACAAGATCGCCGTTGTCATCTCCGAAATTCCCAAGAGCCGCTGGTCCGAAGCCGACGTGCTCGCCACAGATCCCGCATTTCCGACGCTCAGCAGGCGTATGAGCTACGAGAAGGACCCGGCATGA
- a CDS encoding HAD-IB family hydrolase, whose amino-acid sequence MSYAFFDVDDTLIRIKSMFDFFPFWCDLQGAPETLDRFNTAFEHTFSERRPREDLNRLYYRFFAGENEVQLLAAGRLWVKRRFGAQGLSEAMIFPEVLERLRAHRAGGVAPVFVSGSFPALLTPLAQRMGAEHILCTRQETAPDGTLTGEILRPQTIGTGKADAIAAFLQQHGTDPRTCFAYGDDMSDRTMLEAVGHPVAVIGSPDLADLARARGWECLTTIAPQPAFAGESTTS is encoded by the coding sequence ATGAGCTACGCGTTTTTTGATGTCGACGACACGCTTATTCGGATCAAGAGCATGTTCGACTTCTTTCCCTTCTGGTGCGACCTGCAGGGAGCGCCAGAGACGCTGGACCGGTTCAACACAGCCTTTGAACACACCTTTTCCGAACGTCGCCCGCGCGAAGACCTGAACCGGCTTTATTATCGCTTTTTCGCTGGCGAAAACGAAGTGCAACTTTTGGCGGCGGGGCGGCTTTGGGTCAAACGGCGTTTTGGTGCGCAAGGGCTTTCCGAGGCGATGATTTTCCCCGAAGTGCTCGAACGGTTGCGCGCGCATCGCGCTGGCGGCGTGGCACCGGTCTTTGTCTCGGGGTCGTTTCCCGCGCTTCTGACCCCGCTGGCGCAGCGTATGGGAGCCGAGCACATCCTTTGCACACGCCAGGAAACCGCTCCGGACGGGACACTGACCGGAGAGATCCTGCGACCGCAGACCATCGGCACCGGCAAGGCCGACGCCATCGCCGCGTTTCTACAACAGCACGGCACCGATCCACGCACCTGCTTTGCATATGGCGATGACATGTCGGACCGCACGATGCTCGAAGCCGTCGGGCATCCGGTTGCCGTGATCGGGTCGCCGGATCTGGCCGATCTGGCCCGGGCACGCGGCTGGGAATGCCTCACAACAATCGCGCCCCAACCCGCCTTCGCGGGAGAAAGCACAACGTCATGA
- a CDS encoding MFS transporter translates to MTSADTHIHTSGTRLSRRLPFLSVLIALAVGSVYVSQPLFFLLAERFATTPETMRDVFSITVTVYALSFFVAGPLTDLWPTTRLMVGGAVVLGLCLTAGALAQSASAFVIAMIAASASAAFVPAAGFALLGQSAPQDMRGVYFGIAIAASIVGITLCRSVSAVLVAYMGYTPFILTFAAVLICTALAALVQGKADAPASGGAILAKYRQSVALLFETAILERLLVGGLLFFGYLGLATYLTFRLAAAPFGLNTAQIGIVNVAGLIAVVGAPGAGVAIRRWGSLSVGICGLLCAITGALIVWQSQSLPPMALGLILLFLGTFATQPVKLVELSAVAGPARRGAVSSLYLLVCLLMGGFSASALGPLWTTQGWNGVAAASVGALCLALAIHIFRRPAPSAP, encoded by the coding sequence ATGACCTCTGCTGACACTCATATTCACACAAGCGGCACCCGTCTAAGCCGCCGCCTGCCCTTTCTGTCCGTGCTGATCGCATTGGCGGTGGGCTCGGTTTATGTCTCTCAACCGCTCTTCTTTCTGCTGGCAGAACGCTTTGCCACCACACCGGAAACCATGCGTGATGTGTTCTCGATCACGGTGACCGTCTATGCGCTTAGTTTTTTCGTGGCTGGGCCACTGACCGATCTGTGGCCCACAACGCGGCTGATGGTCGGAGGCGCCGTCGTTCTGGGCCTGTGCCTGACGGCCGGAGCGCTCGCTCAGAGCGCCAGCGCCTTTGTCATTGCAATGATCGCGGCCTCCGCGTCGGCGGCCTTTGTGCCTGCGGCGGGCTTTGCCTTGCTGGGACAGTCGGCACCGCAGGACATGCGGGGCGTTTACTTCGGCATTGCCATCGCAGCGTCGATTGTTGGCATCACCCTGTGTCGGAGCGTGAGCGCGGTGCTGGTGGCCTACATGGGCTACACCCCGTTCATACTGACCTTTGCGGCAGTGCTCATTTGTACCGCCCTGGCGGCACTGGTGCAGGGCAAGGCCGACGCGCCCGCCTCAGGAGGCGCGATCCTTGCAAAATATCGTCAATCCGTTGCCCTGCTCTTCGAAACCGCAATCCTTGAGCGGTTGCTCGTCGGTGGGCTGCTGTTTTTCGGCTATCTCGGCCTTGCCACCTATCTGACTTTCCGGCTTGCGGCTGCGCCTTTCGGGTTGAACACCGCGCAAATCGGCATCGTGAATGTTGCGGGGTTGATCGCTGTGGTGGGTGCGCCTGGTGCAGGCGTTGCGATCCGCCGCTGGGGCAGCCTGAGCGTCGGCATCTGCGGGTTGCTCTGCGCCATCACCGGCGCGCTGATCGTCTGGCAATCGCAGAGCCTGCCGCCAATGGCGCTCGGACTGATCCTTCTGTTTCTGGGCACCTTCGCCACACAGCCGGTCAAACTGGTCGAACTTTCTGCCGTGGCCGGCCCTGCGCGGCGCGGAGCGGTGTCCTCGCTCTACCTACTGGTCTGCCTGTTGATGGGCGGTTTTTCGGCCAGCGCTCTCGGCCCGCTATGGACGACACAGGGCTGGAACGGTGTGGCTGCGGCCTCGGTCGGCGCTCTGTGCCTCGCGCTGGCCATCCACATTTTCCGTCGTCCCGCGCCGTCGGCACCATGA